The genomic segment CGTCAATCTCCTTCCCTCTGGCTTCACTCGGTTCGTTGCCTCTCCAAGTGCAGAGTTCAGTTCTGAGTCGGTGGTTAGCCTTTACTCAGGCTCCTTATTTCGGCTTGCTTTTGTTGGCTTGCTTGGCGCACTGAACTTTAGACTTTGAACTTTGAACTATTTTATTTTTTACCGTAAATTTCCCCATACATTCTAAAAGAAACAATCAAAATCCAAAACATCACAAAGGGGGTCAAAAAGCCCACCAGCGGAAAACTGACCGTTGAATTTAGATGAGCTCGAGCAGACATCATGTATTCAAAAAGATTAAGATCCAGAGAAATCTTGATAATCTGCATAACACCCAAAAGGATGAGAGAAGCGCTGATGTACTGAGACGCTTTGGATTTTAACTCATTTAGAATCTCTAAGAACTTAAAAGCCGATAAGACCTGACCCGTTTGAGCCACTTTACAAAGGGCAATTGCAATAAAAGGACTCACCAAAAGGATTAAAATACCGATCACCAGCTGTAGCAATGAAAAAACGGCTCCTAACACAGGCACTTTGGCCGTTAAGACTCCAACCAGCATGCTCAAAAGAGCTATTAAAATCCCGTAGGCAAGCCCCACAATAAAAACTCCCAGTCCATCTTTAAACAAGGTCTCCCAACTTTTCCATTCAGGAAGAGAGGGCTTCTCTTCTCCGGCCAAAGCACTTTTCAAAATGGAGAAAGCGTAACCCAAAGGAGCAAAAAAGACCCCCACAAGAACGAGGAAAAGAAGATAGGTTAAAAGCCGGATAAAGGCATTTTCTTGCCCCACAACCCCAAAAGCCATGGGAAACAAACTTACAAAAGAAAGCGCACCACCGATTAAAAGTTTCAAAA from the Chlamydiota bacterium genome contains:
- a CDS encoding DUF4013 domain-containing protein, which produces MNIQIALSFPFKDSNWILKLLIGGALSFVSLFPMAFGVVGQENAFIRLLTYLLFLVLVGVFFAPLGYAFSILKSALAGEEKPSLPEWKSWETLFKDGLGVFIVGLAYGILIALLSMLVGVLTAKVPVLGAVFSLLQLVIGILILLVSPFIAIALCKVAQTGQVLSAFKFLEILNELKSKASQYISASLILLGVMQIIKISLDLNLFEYMMSARAHLNSTVSFPLVGFLTPFVMFWILIVSFRMYGEIYGKK